Genomic window (Gemmatimonadota bacterium):
GGGAGAGCAACTCGATCCCCGAGCGGGATTCGAGTTCGTGAACGCCAATCAGGCCGTCTTCCCGTCCTGGCGATGTGCCGCGTGCTGGGTCTCTCCCCCAGCGGCTACTACGCCTGGCTGCGCCGTCCGCCGTCGAAGCGGGCGGAGCGAGACGCCGAGCTGGTGGTGAAGATCCGGGCGGTGTTCGACACCAACCGGCAGGTGTACGGCCGGCCGCGCATCTTCGCTGAGCTGAAGGAGCAGGGCGAGTCCGTGAGCGAGAAGCGGGTGGGCCGGCTCATGAAGCAGGAAGAGATCCAAGGTGCGAGCCGGCGCAAGCGGGGACCGAAAACCACGCGGCGCAACACGAATGCGCGGCCGGCACCCGACCTGGTCGAGCGGGACTTCACGGCCGACGGCCCCGACCTCCTCTGGGTGGCCGACATCACGTACATCCCCACGTGGGCCGGATTCCTGTACTTGGCGGTCGTGCTGGACGCCTGGAGCCGCCGGATCGTCGGGTGGGCCATGGCGACGCATCTGCGGACCGAGCTCGTCCTGGAGGCGCTGAACATGGCCACCTGGCAGCGGCGGCCGAGGGCGGTGATTCACCACTCGGACCAGGGCACGCAATACACGTCCGTGGCGTTTGGGCTTCGCTGCAAGGAGGTCAACGTCCGGCCCTCGATGGGCTCGGTCGGCGACGCGTACGACAACGCCCTCTGCGAGAGCTTCTTTGCGACGCTCGAGTGCGAGCTCCTGGATCGGCATCGATTCGTCACCCAAGCCGAGGCACGCATGGCCGTGTTCGACTTCATCGAGGGGTTCTACAACCCCCGGCGTAGGCACTCGGCACTCGGCCACGTCTCACCCATCACCTTCGAGCGGCGCCACGCTCCACAGGTGGAGGCCGATGCTGCGTGATCGCTCTACCTCACCGGCCATCCCGCCCCGCTACCGCGGGGAAGCGTGGCTCTCCACGAAGGTCGGGGACAGATTGAATACCTCAGTGCTCACCCGTCCACGAAACCGGGACAGCTCCACCCCGACAAGAGGGGTGCGAACCCTGGCGGCTAAGGTGGGCCGACCGTAGGGTGACCTCTGAACGGGAGGAGCCGGGGCCGGTTCGGAGATCCTTGAACGTTAACCGCCATGCCGCAGGTGTGTGGCGTCCAGGCCGCCCTGAACAGCGTTTGATTGGGCCTGAGGCGGCCGGGGCAGAGCAGCTCCTATCGGAGGCGGTACAAAGGCGGAACCTCCATGCGCGCACGCGGCTGGTGGCGCTGCGACCCAGTGGCCTGGCTCGGCCGGAGTCGGGATCTACTGAACAGCACTTGCAGGCGTGTGGCTCGAGCGGAAGTGCCGCACGGCGTTTAACAAAGGGATCTCCGGCTCCGCGCCGCGATGCGGCGCTCCGTCCCAACCGGCCCCCGACAAGAGGGGTGCGGACCCTGGCGGCTAAGGTGGGCCGGCCGTAGGGTGACCTTGAACGGGAGCAGCCGGGGCCGGTTCGGAGATCCTTGAACGTTAACCGCCATGCCGTAGGTGTGTGGCGTCCAGGCCGCCCTGAACAGCGTTGGATGGGCTTCTGAGGCGGCCGGGCAGAGCAGCTCCTGACGGAGGCGGTACAAAGGCGGAACCTCCATGCGCGCACGCGGACGGTGGCGCTGCGACGAGGTGGCCTGGCTCGCCCGGAGTCGGGATCTACTGAACAGCACTTGCAGGCGTGTGGCTCGAGCGGAAGTGCCGCACGGCGTTTAACAAAGGATTCCGGTTCCGCGCCGCGATGCGGCGCCCGTCCCAACCGGCCCCTGACGACCAGAGTTGCCGACCCTGGCGGCTAAGGTGAGCCCGCCGTAGCGTGACCTTGAACGGGAGCAGCCGGGGCCGGTTCGGAGATCCTTGAACGTTAACCGCCATGCCGTAGGTGTGGCGTCCAGGCCGCCCTGAACAGCTGTGGATGCGCTCCCGAGGCGGCCCGGACTAAGCAGCCCCTATCGGAGGCGGTACAAAGGTGGAACCTCCCCGCACGCGGCTGGTGGCGCTGCGACGGAGTAGCCTGGCTCGGCCGGGAGTCGGGATCCACTGAACTGCACTTGCAGGCGTGGGGCCTGAGCGGAAGTGCCGCACGGCGTCTAACAAAGGGATTCCGGCTCCGCGCCGCACTGACGCGGCGCTCCGTCCCAACCGGCCCCCGACGAGCGGGGTGCGGACCCTGGCGGCCAAGGTGAGCCGGCCGTAGGGTGACCTCTGAACGGGAGCAGCCGGGGCCGGTTCGGAGATCCTTGAACGTTAAGCGGCATCACTAGGACGTAAGCCGTGGAAGGGAGGAGAGGCATGGTAGGAAATGACATGTTCGACTACCTCGACGGGCTGGCTGGGCAGACGTTCCCGCCGCTGCTGCTCGAGGTTCTCCTGAAGTCCGGGCGGACCTTCTATCTGAAGAACGTCTTCTATCCCAATCGGGAGACGGAGATGATCGCCCTTCGAGTCTGGGATCTTCGAGCCGCAGATGTGCAGAGCTTGCCGGAGAAGCTGAATGCGGTACCGGATCGCGATACCTGGGAGAACTTTCGTGAGATCGATGCCAATTTGGATCAGGCAAACCTGTGGGTCCCGCTCGCCGAGATCGAAGGCTTCATGGAGTGGCATGAGAGATACTGGCCACAGCCGAAGAACGACGAGAAGGCCCAGATTGGATTCTTCTCGCCACTACGCGAGACCGATTGATCATACTGAACGGACGTGACACCGCTTAACAGAAGGGTTTCCGGCTCCGCGCCGCCCTTCGTGCGTCGCTCCGTCCCAACCGGCCCTTCAGCCAGGCAGGCGGCCCTGGCGCCTACGGTGGCCCGGGCGTAGGGTGACCGGAGACGGGAGCAGACGGGCCGGCTCGGAAACCCCGAAACGTTATCGGCCATGGCAGAAGGTAAGGGTGCCATTGACAACCATGGTACTCAGTACCATAATGCCAGATGGCCCGCTCGGACTCCTACATCGAGTTTGTCACGACGTCGATGTTCGAGACGTCGGCGAAGAAGCTCCTCACGGAAGAGGATCGGCGGGAGTTGGAGCTGCTCCTGCTCGAGGATCCGAGGCGCGGGGACGTGGTTCCTCGAACCGGCGGATTCCGTAAGGTTCGATTTGCCCGTCCCAGCCGGAAGGAGGGAAAGAGCGGCGGTACGCGGGTGATCTACTACTTCATTCAGCGTACGGACCGCATCTACCTGATCGAAGTGTACGCCAAGGGAGTGAAGGGCGACCTCACGCGGTCCGAGGAGCATGCCTTGCGGGACGTTGCGCGCGTCCTTGAGGGAGAGAGATGATGGCACGTCGAGCGAAGGGAACGTTTGGACAGCGCCTGCTGGAGTCGGCCCGGGAGGCGGCCCGGATTGAGCGAGGAGAGGCTGAGCCCGGGCGGGTCACGCGGTATACGGTGGCCGAGGCGGAGGTCGAGCCTCCGCCTCAGTACGGGGCGGATCGGATTCGGGAGATCCGTGACCAGATGGAGGTCTCTCAGTCGCTCTTCGCGGCAGCTCTGAACGTCAGCCCGGAAACGATCCGGGCTTGGGAGCAGGGGAAGCGGGAGCCAGACGGCCCAACCCTTCGGTTGCTCGAAGTCGCGGAGCAGCATCCGGAAGTCTTCCTGGGCAAACTGCGCAGGCGGACGAGCCGCGGTCGACCGAAAGCCAAGTCGGCATAGTGTACGGCCCACGGCGGCGGCAGGTGGAGGACCACGGCCGATAACAAACAGTTGCCGCCTCCGCTCTCTACGTTCGCTCCGGTGAATCACGGCGCGCTTTGCGCGCCGCGCCGGCAACTTGGGAACGTTATCAGAAACCCGAGCGACGTGAGTGAGGGAGCCAGCGGGCCGGGGAAGGTGTATTCTTGGGGGCAGACCAAAGAACCCACCCCGGAGGGGACATCCATGGGAACTGACGCTACTGAGCGGCTGGAGGCCGTGGCCCTGGCGTTGCCTCGAAAGGAGAGAGCTCGCCTGGCTCAGCGCCTAATCGAGAGCCTGGATGACGACCCCGAGGTCGAGGAGGCCTGGGCTGTGGAGATCCAGCGCCGGCTCGACTCGATCGATCGAGGTGAAGTGGAGTTGATCCCGGCGGAGCAGGTTCTGGCCGAAGCCCGGCGCCGGGTCGGCTCCTGAGTGCGCGTCGTCCTAGCGAGTCCTGCGGCGCAGGACCTCCTGAGAGCGATCGATTTCTACAACGACCTGGCTCCGGGTCTCGGAACGGATCTCCTAGATGAATTTGAAGCAGGGCTCGGGCAGATCACGGAGTTCCCCGAAGCCGGCTCCCCCTACCTGAAGAATACGCGACGGACGCTGCTGCGTCGGTTCCCCTTCTCGATCGTGTACCGCGTGAGGGCGGATGCACTTGAGGTGGTCGCTCTGGCGCATCGGTCCCGAAGGCCTGGCTATTGGACGGAGCGGTCGTAGCGGCGCCCACACCGTGTCTGTTGAAGTACACCGTTTGTGTTGAAGTGACGGGCTTCTGATAACAACAGGTTTCCGGCTTCGCGTCGCGCCTGCGGCGCGGCGCTCCGACCCAACCGGCCCGTTCGACCGGTCGGGCGTCCCTGGCGGCTAGACTGGCCCGGGCGTAGGGTGCCCGGAGACGGGAGCAGCCGGGCCGGTTCGGAAACCCCGAAACGTTATCCAACATGGCTTGGACGAGAGGGTTGAAGGGCCGCCAACACCTTGGATGGACAACGCGGAGCCGAATGGCTAGGACGTTCCTGATCTGTTCGGCGATGGTGCTTCTACCTGTAGCGGCTGGGCAGCAGGTGATCGAGGCAGGCGGACCTCCGGCGTGGGGCGATGGTCCACGACTTGTCGAGGAGGTGCGGATCGGCGACGAGGGAACTGACGAGTACCTCTTCGGGACCGTCGCTGGGGTAGTGGTGCTCCCGGATGGGAGATCTGGGTCGGCGACTCTCAGCAGCACCTGATCCGGCGGTACGATAGGGACGGCACATACATCGGGAGCCGGCCGCGAAGGGGAAGGGCCTGGAGAGTTTGCGTATCCTTCAAACATGAGACGCCTCCGGACGGGACGATCGCGGTATGGGATCCGGGGCTAGTCCGATTAAGCCTGTTCGCCCCAGATGGGGGACTCGTGGATAGCTTCAACCCACCGACGTTCATGGTGGGTGGCCCGCTCGAGGAACTAGAGGTAGATCCTGAAGGGAATCTCCATCTCCTGAAGGCGTCGCTTCTTGGCCCCGGCCGCGC
Coding sequences:
- a CDS encoding addiction module protein, with translation MGTDATERLEAVALALPRKERARLAQRLIESLDDDPEVEEAWAVEIQRRLDSIDRGEVELIPAEQVLAEARRRVGS
- a CDS encoding helix-turn-helix domain-containing protein — translated: MARRAKGTFGQRLLESAREAARIERGEAEPGRVTRYTVAEAEVEPPPQYGADRIREIRDQMEVSQSLFAAALNVSPETIRAWEQGKREPDGPTLRLLEVAEQHPEVFLGKLRRRTSRGRPKAKSA